One Miscanthus floridulus cultivar M001 chromosome 11, ASM1932011v1, whole genome shotgun sequence DNA window includes the following coding sequences:
- the LOC136492213 gene encoding uncharacterized mitochondrial protein AtMg00810-like produces MGTVDKTLFLLKQGVDTLIVQIYVDDIIFGGSSHGLVAKFSDMMSREFEMSMMGELNFFLGLQIRQTQDGTFIHQAKYTRDILRKFDMGEAKPLLTPMCTTTALDADKDGEPVDEKEYQSLIGSLLYLTATRPDIQFVVCLCAHFQSSPRVSHRQAVKQILKYLHFTPEFGLWYSVGSSLTLRGFSDADHGGCHIERKSTSGTC; encoded by the coding sequence ATGGGGACGGTAGATAAGACGCTtttcctcctcaagcaaggcgtTGACACTCTCATTGTTCAGATTTACGTGGATGATATCATTTTCGGTGGCTCTTCTCACGGCCTTGTGGCCAAGTTTTCTGATATGATGAGCAGGGAGTtcgagatgagcatgatgggcgagCTCAATTTCTTCCTTGGGCTCCAAATCAGGCAGACACAAGACGGCACGTTCATACATCAAGCGAAGTACACCCGGGACATCCTTCGTAAGTTTGACATGggcgaggccaagcctcttttgaCGCCCATGTGCACGACTACGGCTCTTGATGCGGACAAGGACGGCGAGCCGGTGGACGAGAAGGAGTACCAGAGCTTGATCGGGTCACTCCTCTACTTGACGGCGACGAGACCTGACATACAGTTTGTTGTATGCCTCTGTGCGCACTTTCAGTCTTCACCACGGGTGTCGCATCGCCAGGCCGTCAAGCAGATTCTCAAGTACCTCCATTTCACCCCTGAATTCGGTCTTTGGTATTCTGTCGGCTCTTCCTTGACGCTTCGAGGCTTTTCTGATGCTGATCATGGGGGTTGCCATATCGAGAGGAAATCCACCTCTGGTACGTGCTAG